GAGGATGAGCAACAGAGCAGCACAGCCGCCAGGGCTACTGGCGTGAGGGCGAAGAACGCCCTCGGGGGGGCCCAGCGAGGGGCCCCGGGGTGGGATAGTCGGAGCACAGCTTGCTTCATCAGAGGATACCGCCCTGGGAGACGTCGATGCCCTTGAGGGCCATTTTCAGTTGCTCGGGGTCCGGGGCCACTTCCATGGCCACGGTGCGGTCGATGAGCTCTTTGTCGACCAGTCCCTTGAGGCTTTGGGTGAAGTTCTGCATGCCGTCCTCGGCGCCGATGCGGATGGCGTCGCCGAGCTTGGAGTCCTGCTCCTCCAGCACCAGCTTGCGGATCAGCGGGGTGAAGTTCATGATCTCGACCGTCGGCACCCGGCTGACGCCCGGCTTGATGCTCTTGAGCAGCTTCTGGGCGATGATCCCCTTCATGTTGAACGCGATCGCGCTCCGCAGGGCGGGGTGCATGTCCTGGGGGAACAGGTCGAGGATACGGCCGATGGTGCTCGACGCGCTGGACGCGTGGATGGTCCCGAACACCAGGTGGCCCGTTTCAGCCGCGTGGATGGCGGTCATGAAGGTCTCTTTGTCACGCATCTCGCCGACCAGGATGATGTCCGGGTCCTGGCGGACGGCGTGCTTCATGCCGATCTCGAAGTCGATCACGTCCAGGCCGATCTCCCGCTGGTTCACCAGGCACTTGTCCTCGGTGAACACGAACTCGATCGGGTCCTCTAGCGTGAGGATATGCTTGCGGTAGTGCCGGTTGATCCAGTTGAGCATCGAGCCGATGGTCGTGCTCTTGCCGGAACCCGTAACGCCCGCCAGCAGGATCATGCCCTGGTCGAACTTGCAGAGGTTCTCGACCGTGGAGGGCAGGTACAGGCCCTCGAAGTCGGGGATGAAGTTGTTGACCCGCCGGGCGACCAGGCCCATGTGGCCCAGCTGCTGCAGCAGGTTGACGCGGAACCGCCACTCGGTGCCGTCGACGGCCACCGTGTGGGCGAAGTCGGCGCCGCCGTCCCGCTCGAAGATCTTGCGGCTGCGGTCGTTCATCAGCGGGTAGAGGAGGTGCAGCATCTCCTCGTCGCGGATGGGCGGAGAGTTGAGCGCCCGCAGCGTGCCGCCGACCCGCATCATCGGCGGCTTGCCGACCTTCAGGTGCAGGTCGGAGGCCTCCTGCTTGACGCAGGCCCGGAACAGCTTGTTGACCTCAAGATCGGCCGTGTTTGGGATCAGGCCGCTCTTGACGGCCTCGGCGACACTCGCCATCGGTCGCTCTCCTCTTGCCTAGCAGTCTCGTCCCGCAGAGGGACTCTCCCCGTGCCCCGTGCCGGGAAACCCCCAGCATACACGGAAGAACCCCCAAGGTGGACCTCCGGCGGCAGGAATCTGCCCGCTTCCGAGCCAGCCTCGACGGGCGGCCGACGCGGCGGTTGGGGGCTACTGGGGCCCGGCCGCTGCGGCCTCGGCCTGTTTGGCGTCTTGCCGGGCCAGCACCCAGTAGCCGAGGGGCAACGCGACGGCCATGGCCAGGCAGCACCACCACACCAGCTGCGGGTCGATGGCGTACAGCAGCCCGCCGATCAGCGGCGCGCCGACCGCCGACACCGAGAACACCACGGAGTTCAGGCCGAGGTACGCGGCGCGGTTGCGTCCGGCCGCCCGCTCGGCGGCGTAGGTGATGGCGAACGGGGCGCTGAGCATCTCGCCGGCCGTCCACACCACGGCCAGGGCCGCCATGGCGCCCGCCCCGCCGCCCAGCACGGTGCCGCCGAACCCCAGGCACAGCAGGCAGACGCCCAGGCTCACCAGGTTGATGGCGGACCGCCCCCGCAGCCGGTCGGTGACCAGCATCTCCAGCAGCACGATCAGCGAGGTGTTGATCACGAACAGGAACCCGATCTGGTCCTCGCTCATGTGCACCTGCTCAGAGAGGTACAGCGGGTAGGTGCTCATCATCTGGAAGAACACGACCCCAGACAGCAGCTGAAGCGCCAGGAACCACAGGTAGTGCCGGTCGGACCACGGCCCGGCCAGGCCGCGGAACTCCCGCCGGTCCTGGGCGATGTGCGGCGGCTCGTGGAGCCCGAAGGACCACAGCTCGGCGGCCGCGGCCAGCAGCGGCGTGACCGTGTTCACCCAGAACATCGCGTCCCAGTAGCCCGCGGCCGCCAGCAAGCCGCCCACCGCCGGGGCGATGGAGAACCCCAGATTGGCCGCCAGCCGGTTGAGCGCAAAACTCTTGGCGAGCGCATCGCCCGGGCTGTAGTCGGTGGTGGCGATCGCGATGGCGGGGCGGCTCATCTCGGCGATTAGGCTCACGTACAGCAGCGCCAGGCCGATCGCGGCGCCCGAGTCGAAATGCGGCATGATCAGGTAGCCCGGCGCCCGCAGCACGAGCGACGCCAGGAGCGTCCGCAGCGGGCCGAACCACTCGCACAGCCGGGCGCCCAGCAGCGATCCCAGGATGCCGCCGACGCCGTACACCGCCAGGAACTGGACCGCGACTTCCGGCTCGAACCCTTTGACCTTAACTAGGAAGATGGTCAGGAACGGCAGCACGGTCGACCCGCAGCGGCTGACGAACATCAGCGCCGAGAGCATCCACACCTCGCGCGGCAGGCCGCTGTAGGCTTGTCGGTAGGCGTCGAAGAGGGGGCGCATGGGCGGGACGGGGCGGTGAGGTGAGGGGGTGTCCAGTAGAGGCCCCCCGCGGGCCCAAGGTTCACCCGCGGGCCGCTACAGCCGCACCGGCGCCCCGTAGTCGCGCATCACGCGCTTCGTTTCTTCGATCGTGTACTCGCCGAAGTGGAAGATGCTGGCCGCCAGGGCGGCGTCGGCCTTGCCGGCGGTGACCGCCTCGGCCAGGTGCTGGGGGCCGCCGGCGCCGCCGGACGCGACCACCGGGATGCCGACCGCCTCGCTGACGGCGCGGGTGATCTCCAGGTCGTAGCCGTCTTTGGTGCCGTCGCGGTCCATGCAGGTCAGGACGATCTCGCCGGCGCCCAGTCGCTCGACCTCCTGGGCCCAGGCCACGGCCTCTAGCCCGGTCGGCAGGCGGCCGCCGTTGATGTGCACGTCCCACACCTCGCGGCCGTCGCGCTGCACGCGCTTGGGGTCGATGTTCACCACGGTCGCGCAGCTGCCGAACGCGCGGGAGATCTGCGTGACCACCTCGGGCGTCTTGACGGCGGCCGAGTTGATGCTGACCTTCTCGGCGCCGGCCTGGATCAGCCGCCGGGCGTCCTCCAGCGTGCGGATGCCGCCCCCTACGGTGAACGGCATGAACACCACCTCCGCTACGTGGCGGACCATGTCGGCGGTGATGTCGCGGCTCTCGTGGCTGGCGGTGATGTCCAGGAACACCAGCTCGTCGGCGCCCTCGGACTCGTACCGCTTGGCGACCTCCACCGGGTCGCCGGCGTCAACCAGGTTGACGAAGTTGGTGCCCTTCACGACCCGGCCGCGGTCGACGTCCAGACAGGGGATCACACGTTTGGCAAGCATGGCGGCGGGGGGCTGGTAGGCGCCGGGGGCGGGCCTGTCGGCAGCAGGCAGGAGCCCCCAACATACCAACAGCCGGCCGGGCGCGTCTGCGCCCGGCCGGCTGCGGAGGTTCTGCGATTGTCCGCTTGGCTTAGCGGGTCTTGAACTGCGAGACCTGCTTCTGCAGGTCGGCGGCCAGCTCCGCGACCGACGCGCCGGCCGACTGCGTGCACTGGGCGCCGTCGAGCGTCGAGCTGAGCT
This portion of the Posidoniimonas corsicana genome encodes:
- a CDS encoding type IV pilus twitching motility protein PilT translates to MASVAEAVKSGLIPNTADLEVNKLFRACVKQEASDLHLKVGKPPMMRVGGTLRALNSPPIRDEEMLHLLYPLMNDRSRKIFERDGGADFAHTVAVDGTEWRFRVNLLQQLGHMGLVARRVNNFIPDFEGLYLPSTVENLCKFDQGMILLAGVTGSGKSTTIGSMLNWINRHYRKHILTLEDPIEFVFTEDKCLVNQREIGLDVIDFEIGMKHAVRQDPDIILVGEMRDKETFMTAIHAAETGHLVFGTIHASSASSTIGRILDLFPQDMHPALRSAIAFNMKGIIAQKLLKSIKPGVSRVPTVEIMNFTPLIRKLVLEEQDSKLGDAIRIGAEDGMQNFTQSLKGLVDKELIDRTVAMEVAPDPEQLKMALKGIDVSQGGIL
- a CDS encoding MFS transporter; translated protein: MRPLFDAYRQAYSGLPREVWMLSALMFVSRCGSTVLPFLTIFLVKVKGFEPEVAVQFLAVYGVGGILGSLLGARLCEWFGPLRTLLASLVLRAPGYLIMPHFDSGAAIGLALLYVSLIAEMSRPAIAIATTDYSPGDALAKSFALNRLAANLGFSIAPAVGGLLAAAGYWDAMFWVNTVTPLLAAAAELWSFGLHEPPHIAQDRREFRGLAGPWSDRHYLWFLALQLLSGVVFFQMMSTYPLYLSEQVHMSEDQIGFLFVINTSLIVLLEMLVTDRLRGRSAINLVSLGVCLLCLGFGGTVLGGGAGAMAALAVVWTAGEMLSAPFAITYAAERAAGRNRAAYLGLNSVVFSVSAVGAPLIGGLLYAIDPQLVWWCCLAMAVALPLGYWVLARQDAKQAEAAAAGPQ
- the hisF gene encoding imidazole glycerol phosphate synthase subunit HisF — translated: MLAKRVIPCLDVDRGRVVKGTNFVNLVDAGDPVEVAKRYESEGADELVFLDITASHESRDITADMVRHVAEVVFMPFTVGGGIRTLEDARRLIQAGAEKVSINSAAVKTPEVVTQISRAFGSCATVVNIDPKRVQRDGREVWDVHINGGRLPTGLEAVAWAQEVERLGAGEIVLTCMDRDGTKDGYDLEITRAVSEAVGIPVVASGGAGGPQHLAEAVTAGKADAALAASIFHFGEYTIEETKRVMRDYGAPVRL